A window of the Deinococcus sp. KNUC1210 genome harbors these coding sequences:
- the kdpC gene encoding potassium-transporting ATPase subunit KdpC: MTTHQPTPATSDLDSRGGSPLTWLVFSVLTFLLAGVAYPVVTTFVAGALFPAQANGSLLTRQGKVVGSALIGQPFSGDRYFIPRISAAGTGYDPTAASGSNLASSNPALRTRVQADSAAIARREGIPASQIPADLVTASGSGLDPHISPAGAAVQIGRVARARGLSTAQVQALIARNTERGVLGLGEPGVNVLKLNLALDALR, translated from the coding sequence ATGACCACCCATCAACCGACTCCCGCCACCTCAGACCTCGACTCACGCGGCGGCTCTCCCCTCACCTGGCTCGTGTTCTCCGTCCTGACCTTTCTGCTGGCAGGCGTGGCGTATCCCGTCGTCACCACCTTCGTCGCCGGGGCGCTCTTTCCGGCACAGGCGAACGGGAGCCTGCTGACCCGGCAGGGAAAGGTCGTCGGAAGCGCCCTCATCGGCCAGCCCTTCAGCGGGGATCGGTATTTTATTCCCCGCATCAGCGCGGCAGGAACTGGCTACGACCCGACTGCCGCCAGTGGCAGCAATCTGGCGAGCAGCAATCCGGCGCTCAGAACGCGGGTGCAGGCCGATTCGGCGGCGATTGCCAGACGTGAGGGCATTCCCGCTTCGCAGATTCCCGCCGATCTGGTCACGGCGTCGGGCAGCGGCCTCGATCCGCATATCTCGCCTGCCGGAGCCGCCGTGCAGATTGGCCGGGTGGCGCGGGCACGTGGGCTGAGCACGGCGCAGGTCCAGGCGCTGATTGCCAGAAACACCGAGCGCGGCGTGCTGGGGTTGGGCGAACCCGGTGTGAACGTGCTGAAACTCAATCTGGCGCTGGATGCCCTCCGGTAA
- a CDS encoding universal stress protein, with protein MPAPEHLFLPGKSEPPGRGRHKIYVGMAAGVGKTTRALHELRDHLNAGEDALIGLLETHGRAGTIQAAEGLPVFARRETVCGSVVLSELDVPGLLERRPALALIDELAHTNAPGSEREKRWQDVEVLRSAGIDIISTLNVQHLESLHDTVARLTGVRVRERLPDRVLEQADELVLVDVTPGDLQARLLAGKIYAPEKVDQALSHFFTSANLTALRELALRQIADVVEEVPGGLPGVHERVMVACAPEERAARLIRRAGRMSERLGAELYVVTVRPPSLSSEQARFMDVYRNLTTALGGSYTVLEGGGNVAHVLAAFARDHNITQIVIGESSRSRFQLLLRGDIIGHLLRETRNVDVYVISRD; from the coding sequence GTGCCCGCGCCCGAACATCTTTTCCTGCCTGGGAAATCTGAACCGCCCGGACGGGGCCGCCACAAGATCTATGTGGGCATGGCGGCGGGCGTGGGCAAGACCACCCGCGCCCTGCACGAGCTGCGCGACCACCTGAACGCGGGCGAGGACGCCCTGATCGGGCTGCTGGAAACGCACGGACGCGCCGGTACGATTCAGGCCGCCGAGGGCCTGCCGGTGTTCGCACGCCGCGAAACCGTATGCGGCAGCGTGGTGCTGAGCGAACTCGACGTGCCGGGGCTGCTGGAACGCCGACCCGCGCTGGCCCTGATCGACGAACTGGCCCATACCAACGCCCCCGGCTCGGAGCGCGAGAAACGCTGGCAGGATGTCGAGGTGCTGCGCTCGGCGGGCATCGACATCATCAGCACGCTGAACGTGCAACATCTGGAAAGCCTGCACGACACCGTGGCCCGCCTGACCGGGGTGCGGGTGCGCGAACGCCTGCCCGACCGCGTGCTGGAGCAGGCCGACGAACTGGTCCTGGTCGATGTGACGCCGGGCGATCTTCAGGCGCGGCTGCTGGCGGGCAAGATCTATGCGCCGGAAAAGGTCGATCAGGCGCTCAGCCACTTCTTTACCAGCGCCAACCTGACCGCCCTGCGCGAACTGGCGCTGCGGCAGATCGCAGACGTGGTGGAAGAGGTGCCGGGTGGTCTGCCGGGCGTGCACGAACGCGTGATGGTGGCGTGTGCTCCGGAAGAGCGGGCGGCGCGGCTGATCCGGCGGGCCGGGCGCATGTCCGAACGGCTGGGAGCCGAGCTGTACGTGGTGACGGTGCGCCCGCCCTCACTCAGCAGCGAGCAGGCCCGTTTCATGGACGTGTACCGCAACCTGACGACGGCGCTGGGGGGCAGCTACACCGTGCTGGAGGGCGGCGGCAACGTCGCGCACGTCCTCGCGGCCTTCGCACGCGACCACAACATCACCCAGATCGTGATCGGAGAATCGAGCCGCTCGCGGTTTCAGCTGCTGCTGCGCGGCGACATCATCGGCCATCTGCTGCGTGAGACTCGCAATGTCGATGTGTACGTGATCAGCCGGGACTGA